A DNA window from Christiangramia salexigens contains the following coding sequences:
- the pdeM gene encoding ligase-associated DNA damage response endonuclease PdeM → MNLNIKIRNQDFVLHPSGATYWPEQEILLIADVHLGKISHFRKFGSAVPLEAINQNFSNLDQLLKEFDPEHLVFLGDLFHSSLNMEWDLFAQWYQTIDNQVHLIVGNHDIISPIKYKELGISIFSELKIGEFLLTHHPEEHDEFFNICGHIHPGYKFIGQARQLLKLPCFFLKPNQFILPAFGEFTGNYYLKPEETDRVYAVTGNEVILVN, encoded by the coding sequence ATGAACTTAAATATAAAGATCCGCAACCAGGACTTTGTCTTACATCCTTCCGGAGCTACTTATTGGCCGGAACAGGAAATACTTCTTATTGCCGATGTTCATCTGGGAAAAATCTCCCATTTCCGCAAATTTGGCAGTGCGGTTCCATTAGAAGCCATCAATCAAAATTTTTCGAATTTAGATCAGCTCCTCAAAGAGTTCGATCCCGAACACCTTGTCTTTCTTGGAGATCTGTTTCACAGCTCATTAAATATGGAATGGGATCTCTTTGCACAATGGTACCAAACTATAGATAATCAGGTGCACCTCATCGTGGGAAACCATGATATTATCTCTCCTATTAAATATAAAGAACTAGGAATCTCCATTTTTTCAGAATTGAAGATCGGAGAATTCCTGTTGACCCATCATCCCGAAGAACATGATGAATTTTTTAATATTTGCGGACATATTCATCCAGGATATAAATTCATTGGGCAAGCTAGACAGTTATTAAAGCTACCCTGTTTCTTTTTAAAACCAAATCAATTTATACTGCCTGCATTCGGAGAGTTTACGGGTAATTATTACTTAAAGCCTGAAGAAACCGACCGGGTTTACGCAGTTACCGGAAACGAGGTCATATTAGTTAATTAA
- a CDS encoding methionine aminotransferase, translating to MKDFLNQSSKLPENKTSIFSVMSKMANQHKAINLSQGFPNFETDKKLKKLVTRAMKEGYNQYPPALGVKELREEISKKIKNLYNHTYDPETEICVTAGATQALYSAITAFVLPGDEVIVLKPAYDSYEPTIRLNGGKPVLVQLKGENYEADWDEVRSKISDRTKMLIINTPHNPTGTVLSQEDMQKLEDILKGTNIILLSDEVYEHLIFDGLQHQSAARFPGLAERAIICASFGKTFHNTGWKTGYCVAPKPLMKEIWKVHEITVFSVNHPMQKAYAEYLKTPEPYLELSKFYQKKRDLFLNLISSSRFKCKASSGTYFQLLNYSDITDENDVEFAERLVKEKGLAAIPVSVFNINNKDHKQLRFCFAKTDETLEKAAEILCKL from the coding sequence ATGAAGGATTTCCTTAATCAGTCTTCAAAATTACCTGAAAATAAGACAAGCATCTTTTCGGTGATGAGTAAAATGGCAAATCAACATAAGGCCATAAATCTATCACAAGGTTTTCCAAATTTTGAGACCGATAAGAAATTAAAAAAATTAGTGACCCGCGCCATGAAAGAGGGTTACAATCAATATCCTCCAGCTCTTGGCGTCAAAGAACTGAGAGAGGAGATCTCGAAGAAGATCAAAAATCTATATAATCACACCTACGATCCAGAGACAGAGATCTGCGTGACCGCCGGCGCCACACAGGCATTATATTCTGCAATTACGGCATTTGTACTTCCCGGTGATGAAGTGATCGTCCTTAAACCTGCCTATGATAGCTACGAACCAACCATCCGATTAAACGGAGGTAAACCAGTTTTGGTTCAGTTAAAAGGCGAAAATTATGAAGCAGACTGGGATGAAGTAAGATCGAAAATTAGCGACCGTACAAAAATGCTTATCATCAATACCCCGCATAATCCAACCGGTACCGTTTTGTCCCAAGAGGATATGCAGAAACTTGAAGATATTCTCAAAGGGACCAATATTATCCTTTTAAGTGACGAGGTCTATGAACATCTCATTTTCGATGGGCTGCAGCACCAAAGTGCAGCAAGATTTCCCGGTTTAGCCGAGAGGGCTATCATATGCGCCAGCTTTGGAAAGACCTTTCATAATACGGGCTGGAAAACCGGTTATTGCGTTGCTCCTAAACCACTGATGAAAGAAATATGGAAGGTGCATGAGATCACCGTATTCTCGGTAAATCATCCAATGCAGAAAGCCTATGCCGAGTATTTAAAAACACCCGAGCCATATTTGGAATTATCAAAATTCTATCAGAAAAAAAGGGATCTGTTCCTCAATTTGATCTCTTCCTCAAGGTTTAAATGCAAAGCTTCCTCAGGAACTTATTTCCAATTGTTGAATTATTCCGATATTACAGATGAAAATGATGTAGAATTCGCCGAAAGACTGGTCAAAGAAAAGGGGCTTGCCGCTATTCCGGTATCTGTTTTCAACATCAATAACAAAGACCATAAACAATTGCGATTCTGTTTTGCCAAAACCGACGAAACATTAGAAAAGGCGGCAGAGATATTATGCAAATTATAA